The following are from one region of the Deltaproteobacteria bacterium genome:
- the zapB gene encoding cell division protein ZapB gives MELAVFEQLEKKVEKLIEQHAELKEENKRLTETLNLKDREIEGLHLKLEKFSKEKGLIRGKVETLLERVEGLIQTA, from the coding sequence ATGGAACTGGCGGTGTTTGAACAGTTGGAGAAAAAGGTTGAAAAACTTATAGAGCAACATGCGGAGTTGAAGGAAGAAAACAAAAGATTAACAGAGACGTTAAATTTAAAGGATAGAGAGATAGAAGGTCTGCATTTGAAACTTGAGAAATTCAGCAAAGAAAAGGGCTTGATAAGGGGGAAGGTAGAAACCCTTCTGGAAAGGGTGGAGGGGTTGATTCAAACCGCATAA
- a CDS encoding cell division protein ZapA — MPVVEVNILEQKLLVKSEDGEEHVKMVVDYLNSKIEEVKKNSKAVSTLNVALLAAMNITDDYFEAKERVVKLEGRARELSKLIDKRTD; from the coding sequence TTGCCAGTAGTAGAGGTAAATATTCTGGAGCAGAAGCTTCTTGTGAAGAGTGAAGATGGCGAGGAGCATGTTAAAATGGTAGTGGATTATTTAAACAGCAAAATAGAGGAGGTTAAAAAAAACTCAAAGGCTGTTTCAACGCTTAATGTGGCATTACTTGCAGCAATGAATATTACAGATGATTATTTTGAAGCAAAGGAGAGAGTGGTAAAACTGGAAGGCAGGGCAAGGGAACTTTCAAAGCTTATAGACAAACGGACAGATTAG